AATTATGTCTATATCACTACCTGCTCCAAAGTTATCGTTTGTAGCTGACCCAAATAAATCTAATTTTTTAAGATGCAATTCATTGCAAATTTTACTAACTTTTCCTTCATAGGGTTTTATGTCTAACATATTTTTTACTCCTTGAATACTAACTGAATTGTATCACATAATCTTATCATTTTAAATACATGCCTGAGATTAAATCAGGGGCACATCCTATTTATTCCAAAGACATGTAACATATTATCAATAGTCATCTTCCTTCAGTCTTATTCTTTTGAAGAGATTCTCTACGGGGATACCTTTTGTTCCATCCGCTATAGCCATTCTACCAGCCTGAACAGCTTTTATAGTTTCTTTATCCTGAAGTTCATCAAGAACATCTGTAAGAATATTCGTCATCTCAATTCTTTCAATGCGGATTCCATTCTATCAATACCTTCTTTTATGTTCTCCATTGATGTAGCGTATGACATCCTGATGTGGTATGGAGAGCCAAAGGCAGATCCAGGAATAACGCCGACTTTGGCAATGTCCAACAGGAAATTACAAAAATCAATATCTGTATTTATTCTGTTGCCATTATATTCTTTCCCGTAATACGCAGATATATTCGGGAATACATAAAAAGCCCCTTTCGGCTTCTGGCATGAGACATTGTCCATATCATTTAATCTTCCTACAATATAATCGCGTCTTTTCCCGAACTCATTTACCATTTTAGCAACATCGTTTGTTTTTTTCTGTATGGCAGTTAAAGCCGCTTTTTGAGAAATGGATGTCGGATTGGATGTGCTCTGGCTCTGAAGTTTGCCTGCTGCTTTTATTATGTCTGTATCTCCAGCCGCGTAGCCAATTCTCCATCCTGTCATGGAATAGGTTTTTGAAACTCCATTTACTACTATGGTGCGTTCTTTAATATCACTATTCAAAGACGCTATGCTAATATGTTGTATACCGTCATAAATTATTTCCTCATATATCTCATCTGCAATTACATAAATATCATGTTTGCAAGCAATATCTGCAATCTCCATTAATTCATCCTTTGAGTACACGGTTCCACATGGATTTGAAGGGCTGTTAATAATCAGAATTTTTGTTTTCTCTGTTATAGCATTCTCCAATTCATCAGGTAAGATTTTAAAAGCATTCTTTTCAACGCCTTGTATAAAAACAGGTTTTGCACCGGCAAGCTTTACCATATCAGGATAGCTAACCCAATATGGTATAGGGATAATAACCTCATCATCCGGATTACACATAACCTGAATGAGGTTATAAAGGGAATGCTTTGCTCCGCATGAGACAATAACTTGTTCCGACGTATAATCCAGCCCATTATCATTTCCAAACTTATCGCAAACTGCCTTCTTAAGTTCCAATGTTCCTGAAGCAGGTGTATATTTTGTGAAGCCATTCTTTATTGAAGATATAGCAGCATTCTTAATATATTCAGGAGTATCAAAATCTGGCTCTCCAGCACTAAAACCAATTACATCTATCCCTTGCGCGCGCAATGTCTTTATTTTGGCACTGATAGCTAATGTAGCTGATGGCTTTATGCTTTTTATTCTATCAGATAATTTTTGCATTTAACTATTCTCCTATCTCTGCCATCTTCTGTCCAACCCTGACTATGTCTCCCTCTTTGACAAGAATATCCTTCAAAACACCAGATACTGGCGCAGGAACATTAAACGTAGCCTTATCTGTCAGCATCTCAATTACATCATCTCCTTTGTTTATATTATCCCCTTTTTCGCACATCCAAAAGGAAACCGTTGCTTCTTCAATCCCCTCTCCAAGTTCCGGCAAAATAAAATCCACGCTATTATTCATACTTTAAATTATTCCAAAATTTCTTGCTACGGATTATATAACATAACTACTCCTGCAATCAATAACAATAACGTCTCAGCTTGCAGATGCAAACAGCTCATCTGCCTTATATGAACTTCTGACAAAAGGACCTGAAGCAATAATAAAACCTTTATCTTCGGCAAATTTTTTATATTCCTCAAACATTTCAGGCGTAATAAATTCTTTAACAGGAAAGTGATTTTGTGACGGAGATAAATATTGACCGAGCGTTAATAAATTACAGCCAACGCTGCTTAAATCGTCCATAACTCTTAAAACTTCTTTTTTTGTTTCTCCAAGCCCCAGCATTATACCTGATTTAGTGACTATTTTTGAATCAAACTCTTTTATCATTCCAAGCAAATTAAGAGATATTCTATAATTTGCTTCCTGCCGCACATTCTCATATAAACTTGGAACAGTCTCGAGATTATGACCAAATACATCAGGCTTGCTCCGAGCAACCTGTTCTACACAATCCTCTTTGCCTTTAAAGTCAGGCGTAAGAATCTCTATTACAACATCCGGGATATTGCTTCTAATATCCATTATAACATCTGCAAATTGGCCCGCTCCATAATCCTTGAGATCATCTCTTGTTACGGAAGTTATAACAACATATTTTAATCTTAATTCATAAACCGCCTTGCTTAATCTTTTCGGCTCATTTTTATCAACTGACAAAGGGATGCCATGCTTTACTGCACAAAATCTACAGTTTCGCGTGCAAACATCCCCGAGTATCATAAAAGTCGCAGTATGACGAGAAAAACATTCGCCTATATTGGGACACTTTGCGCTTTCACATACTGTATTTAAGCTTAGTTTTTTAAGAATATGCCTTGTCTCTTCTGTAGCCTTTATATCAGGTATTCTTTTTTTGAGCCAATCAGGTAATCTTTTATGCATATCTCATATCTCTACTGAAACAATTCCCAAATTCAGTTATAAGAATTTGTTTTGTTTTCTGCATATCAGTTTGTTTTTCTGTTAATTCATCCAGAGACGTTACTTTTTTATCTCTTATACCACACGGAGTTATCATCCTAAAATGTTCCTTGTTCGGATTAATATTTATACAAAATCCGTGAAAAGTCGTCCATTTACTCACGCCAATACCTATTGCCGCAATCTTTTCATTTTCTATCCAAACGCCAGTGTAATTATTTATTCTGCCAGCCGCTATTTTGAAATGCGACAAGAATCTAATTATTACCTCTTCTAAGCTCCTCAGATAAAGATGTATATCCTTGTTCCATTGTGCAAGATTTATAATTGGATAACCTACTATCTGACCAGGCCCATGATAGGTTATATCCCCTCCCCTATCTACCTCGTAAACTTTTATTCCATTTTTTTTCAGAACCTCATTACTGACAAGGATATTTCCCCTGCCGCCTTTTCTGCCTATTGTAAATGTTGGAGGATGTTCTGTTAATATAAGTGTGTCTGGAATCTCATTCTTAATCCTTTCAGACAGTATTTTTTTTTGAAGATTATAAACTTCCATATAATCCTTAAGTCCAATGTCTAACACATTACATACTGCTTTCATCTAAATGCCCTTCCTCTTTGTCACAAAATCTATTCATAATTTTTAATTATTTTTTTATAACGTGCGTCTGAGGCGCGCTGTCAGGCGTCGCCTCCAACCGTCTTGTTAGAAGATCTTTTCTTGTCAGTTCTCGGCTCCAAGCACCAGAAATCATCCGTGATTCCCGCGCTCTCCAACATCTGGCTGGTTTTCTCAAAATCAATGTCATAGTGAGCGGTATGGCAGTCTGAACCGATGCTGAGACGAACTCCCTGCGATTTTAGTTCAGCCAGATATTCCAGGTATTGGGAGACAAATCCTTCTGGATAGTGTGGATTCAACAGATTTGCCCCGATATTGATTTCGACCGCCGTATTATGCTTGATCGCCGCTGCGGCGAACTCTCGATGCATGGATCTCGGAATCACGCTGAAGTCATCAAACCATGGTTCTGCTGGATAATTGTTATTTTCGTCTTTCCAGTGTCCCATCCACCACCAGGGATGTGCGACAATATCTACCAGGGGATGAGTTGCTAGAAACATGTTTTGTCTGTGATAATCTCGGATCACGGCCTTACGTTCCATCGGAACGTACATAGGCCAGTGTGTGCCGCCGATTACGTATTCGATCTGGTATTTCGCTATGTCTTCTGCAGTGATTCCTATCGCAAGGGAACATCCTTGTTGACCACCCGAACGCAAGCCGTAGACAGGCTTATCGTGCTGACCGCTCGCGATTTCGTCAAGTTCCCATTGCGACACACAACTCGCCTCAACCCCGAAATGAAAACGAGAGGAAGGGGCGGTGAACAGGAATTCCTCTCGAGACCTGGCAATATCGGCCAGGTTGTACGGAGTGTGCAAATGATCCGTTAATCCAAAATCGCAAATATCCTTTTCCTCTGCTTCACGAACAAGATCTGAGACTGTCATGCAAGCCCCGTCGCATGAGTTCTGTGAATGGATGTGCCAGTCGGATACCAACTTCATTCCGTCGACCTTCTAACATTAATCAGTGAACATTTAGTTCTACTTTAATATTACCATAGCTCAGATTGCTTCGTCGTTCCAAAAGATTTCTGAACTTTGCAGCAAAATTATATTTCAACTTATACAAACGCAAGAATAATTGCAATAGAGAGCATTGACATCATGGTAGAGGTTACAATAATACTGCCATTATAAAGGACGCTGCTTTTAATCAAAACGTTTGATGGTCTTTGCGAAGATTTCCGCTTGACGATCCGCTTCAACAGTATCAAAATAATTGGTTTTCAGCATGATGATCCATGGCTGGATTTTCTCCCAGACAGGACAACTTCCACGCTCATAGCGGGGTAGCTTGCCTGCGAGCTGAGGATAACGATCCTTGTTCTCATCAACGGACTTGTTCAGGTTTGCGAAAACAGGTTCAAGATGAACAGGTTGATATGATCCGTAAAAACCGTCGCCTCCAAGCTCAATAAAAGTGGCTAAGAAGTCTGACCACACAATATCATTACGCGTGATCCTTGCTGCGTAGTTCCAGTAAGCATTGACGTACCCTTCTGGGTTTTTCTGAGGAACAATCCACTCACAGTCATTAACGACACTGTCAAATACATTAGCGCTGTATGTGCGCATCTTTGCCAGTTCATCGATACGCTCAAGTTCAGCTAGCGCTACCGCAGCGGCTATTTCAGGCAGACGCTGGTTCCAGCCTATACTATCGTGTCTCTGGTAATTCGGTTGGCAACGCAACTGTTCCGAGACTACATTATCGCCCGGTTTAAGAGTAAGATCTTTAAATCCAATGGTAGCTGCCTTCCTAGCCGCAAGCGCCAGTGTATCATCTGAACAGATCAAGATACCGCCGTCACCGCAGGTCAGTGTTTTAGAAGACTGAAAACTGAAGCTGGCAAAATGGCCGATGGAGCCGGTTACGCGTCCTTTGTAGTAACCCAATATGCTCTGAGCATTGTCTTCAATAACAACAAGGTTATGCTCTTCGGCTAATTCCATGATTGGATCCATATCAGCTGGCAATCCACAGATGGAAACAGGAATAATTGCTCGTGTTCGTGGCGTTATGTGCTTGCGGATGGCGTCTATACTGATAGTCCATGTATCAGGATCTACGTCAACAATTATCGGAATAGCATTGCAGTGCAACACTGCCGCCGGAGTTGAAAACACAGTAAAAGTCGGAACAATTACCTCATCACCAACCCCAACGCCTGCGGCCATAAGCGCGCTCTGCATTGTAGCAGTGCCGTTGCAGTGAGCTATGCCGTAAGTCTGTCCGAAACGTTCCGCAAATTCACGCTCGAGCCTAGCAGTCATGCCCACAGAATGGGAATTGTGAAATCCAAAATCAAGAACTTGTTTCACATATTCATAGGACTTTGGTGCAACACGCGGGATCCTTTTGGGTAAATTAGCCATAAGACAATTCTCCTTTCTCTTATTATCTATTTAATAACCTAACAATTGATATACAAACCAAAAAATCAATTCAGTGCTTTTTAGGCAAACTTATAGCAATATTATCTACATCCTCTGCTGCTTCCATAACTGCCTCAGACAGTGTTGGATGTGCATGGATTGTTTCTGCAAGTTCCCTGTATGTACATTCAGCCTTTATTGCTAGCACACACTCAGCGATCAGTTCTGTTGCATGAGGAGCAATCATTCTCACTCCCAAAATCTCATCCGTATCCTTGTCAGCTATAATTTTAACCAAGCCTTCTGTCTCTCCTATACACATTGCTTTCCCACTTGCCATTAGAGGGAATCTGCCTATCTTTATCTCATGAGTTTCTTTTGCTTTTTGCTCAGTTAAACCAACTCCTGCTACTTCAGGATCTGTATAAACACAGGATGGTATAGCCTTATAATCCATTTTTGAATCCATACCCATTATATGCTCCACAGCCACAATTCCCTCCTTTGAAGCAACATGCGCAAGCATAGGGCCTGGCGTAATATCTCCTACCGCATAAATATGTGGAATATTTGTCTGCATATACTCATTTACAAGAATTCTATTTTTATCCAGTTTTATTTGATTCTCTTCTAATCCAATTCCAGAAATATTTGAACTCCTTCCAACAGCAACAAGCACTCTATCTACTTCAAATGTCTTATCTCCTGACAAATATACATTTGCTGCAGAGTCTCTTTTCTCTACTTTATTAACTTTTGTCTGAGTAAAAACTTCAATGCCTTTCTTTTTAAAAATGTTCTCAAGCTTACCTGCAATTTCATTATCTTCTTCCGGTAGTATATGAGTCATCATCTCAACTAGTCTTACTTTGACTCCAAAAGAATTGAAAATATCTGCAAATTCACAACCAATAACACCTGCGCCTATTATTAAAATACTTCCGGGCAGATTCTCACAAGAAAGAACCTCTCTGCTTGTCTGGATTATCTCCCCATCTGTTGGAATATTAGCCAATTTCATAGGTTCTGAACCAGTTGCTATTATTATATTATCTGTCTCTACTTCAAATTGTTCAGAATTATCTGTTGCTTTTATTATTCCTGAAGATGCAATTTCTCCTTTCCCTTTTATTATTTTAATATCATTACTCTTAAACAAAAATTCTATACCCTTTGTTAGCCTGTTAACAATCTGATTCTTTCTATTTATTATCTTTTCATAATTCAAGGTTATATCAGAAATATTTATGCCAAAATTTTCTGTATTTTTAAAAGTCCTATATATCTTTGCAGAATGAAGAATAGCTTTTGTGGGAATACATCCTCTGTTAAGACATGTTCCTCCAAGCACTCCATCCTTTTCAACAACACAAACCTTTGCTCCTAACTGCGCTGCTCTTATCGCCGCAACATAACCACCAGGTCCTCCACCAATTATTCCAATATCATATTTTGCCATTATTCTTTCCCCTTTCACATTTTCTCAGGCGCAGATATGCCAAGAAGCCTGAGTCCATTTGCCAGCACAATTCTGCTAGATTTAACAATCAACAACCTTGCAACTGTCAATTCTTTATTTTCAGTAACAACACGGTGTTTATTATAAAAATTATGAAATATCCCAGCAAGTTTTAGTAAATATCCTGCTATTCTGTGAGGTGCGTAAGTCAGAGCGCTGATTTCGCATATATCTTTAAATCCAGCCAATGTCTTTGCTAATTCAATTTCCTCAGGCTTATTTAGAAGCTCTGTATTGACTTTATCCGTTTGTCCTATATCAATTTTATCCTCTTCAGAATGTTTTAATATATTACATATCCTTGCATGCGCATACTGGATATAATAAACAGGATTTTTAGAAGACTTTTCCTTTGCCAGATTTAAATCAAAATCAAGATGACTG
This genomic stretch from bacterium harbors:
- a CDS encoding pyridoxal phosphate-dependent aminotransferase, whose product is MQKLSDRIKSIKPSATLAISAKIKTLRAQGIDVIGFSAGEPDFDTPEYIKNAAISSIKNGFTKYTPASGTLELKKAVCDKFGNDNGLDYTSEQVIVSCGAKHSLYNLIQVMCNPDDEVIIPIPYWVSYPDMVKLAGAKPVFIQGVEKNAFKILPDELENAITEKTKILIINSPSNPCGTVYSKDELMEIADIACKHDIYVIADEIYEEIIYDGIQHISIASLNSDIKERTIVVNGVSKTYSMTGWRIGYAAGDTDIIKAAGKLQSQSTSNPTSISQKAALTAIQKKTNDVAKMVNEFGKRRDYIVGRLNDMDNVSCQKPKGAFYVFPNISAYYGKEYNGNRINTDIDFCNFLLDIAKVGVIPGSAFGSPYHIRMSYATSMENIKEGIDRMESALKELR
- a CDS encoding lipoyl domain-containing protein, whose product is MNNSVDFILPELGEGIEEATVSFWMCEKGDNINKGDDVIEMLTDKATFNVPAPVSGVLKDILVKEGDIVRVGQKMAEIGE
- the lipA gene encoding lipoyl synthase, translated to MHKRLPDWLKKRIPDIKATEETRHILKKLSLNTVCESAKCPNIGECFSRHTATFMILGDVCTRNCRFCAVKHGIPLSVDKNEPKRLSKAVYELRLKYVVITSVTRDDLKDYGAGQFADVIMDIRSNIPDVVIEILTPDFKGKEDCVEQVARSKPDVFGHNLETVPSLYENVRQEANYRISLNLLGMIKEFDSKIVTKSGIMLGLGETKKEVLRVMDDLSSVGCNLLTLGQYLSPSQNHFPVKEFITPEMFEEYKKFAEDKGFIIASGPFVRSSYKADELFASAS
- the lipB gene encoding lipoyl(octanoyl) transferase LipB; the encoded protein is MKAVCNVLDIGLKDYMEVYNLQKKILSERIKNEIPDTLILTEHPPTFTIGRKGGRGNILVSNEVLKKNGIKVYEVDRGGDITYHGPGQIVGYPIINLAQWNKDIHLYLRSLEEVIIRFLSHFKIAAGRINNYTGVWIENEKIAAIGIGVSKWTTFHGFCININPNKEHFRMITPCGIRDKKVTSLDELTEKQTDMQKTKQILITEFGNCFSRDMRYA
- a CDS encoding aminotransferase class I/II-fold pyridoxal phosphate-dependent enzyme, whose product is MANLPKRIPRVAPKSYEYVKQVLDFGFHNSHSVGMTARLEREFAERFGQTYGIAHCNGTATMQSALMAAGVGVGDEVIVPTFTVFSTPAAVLHCNAIPIIVDVDPDTWTISIDAIRKHITPRTRAIIPVSICGLPADMDPIMELAEEHNLVVIEDNAQSILGYYKGRVTGSIGHFASFSFQSSKTLTCGDGGILICSDDTLALAARKAATIGFKDLTLKPGDNVVSEQLRCQPNYQRHDSIGWNQRLPEIAAAVALAELERIDELAKMRTYSANVFDSVVNDCEWIVPQKNPEGYVNAYWNYAARITRNDIVWSDFLATFIELGGDGFYGSYQPVHLEPVFANLNKSVDENKDRYPQLAGKLPRYERGSCPVWEKIQPWIIMLKTNYFDTVEADRQAEIFAKTIKRFD
- the lpdA gene encoding dihydrolipoyl dehydrogenase → MAKYDIGIIGGGPGGYVAAIRAAQLGAKVCVVEKDGVLGGTCLNRGCIPTKAILHSAKIYRTFKNTENFGINISDITLNYEKIINRKNQIVNRLTKGIEFLFKSNDIKIIKGKGEIASSGIIKATDNSEQFEVETDNIIIATGSEPMKLANIPTDGEIIQTSREVLSCENLPGSILIIGAGVIGCEFADIFNSFGVKVRLVEMMTHILPEEDNEIAGKLENIFKKKGIEVFTQTKVNKVEKRDSAANVYLSGDKTFEVDRVLVAVGRSSNISGIGLEENQIKLDKNRILVNEYMQTNIPHIYAVGDITPGPMLAHVASKEGIVAVEHIMGMDSKMDYKAIPSCVYTDPEVAGVGLTEQKAKETHEIKIGRFPLMASGKAMCIGETEGLVKIIADKDTDEILGVRMIAPHATELIAECVLAIKAECTYRELAETIHAHPTLSEAVMEAAEDVDNIAISLPKKH